A genomic segment from Melanotaenia boesemani isolate fMelBoe1 chromosome 9, fMelBoe1.pri, whole genome shotgun sequence encodes:
- the ssh2a gene encoding protein phosphatase Slingshot homolog 2 isoform X1, translating to MTLGTVSGSDSSSALSFCSCCGAKMVPYFSDDAAVSRNQINQLISESFLTVKGAALFLPRGSSPTPNSAPRISQRRNKHTGDLQKHLQTMFTVLRPEDTIRLAVCLESAYPQVTRYMVVVSTNGRQDTEESIVLGMDFVSSDSCCTVGLVLPLWSDTLIHLDGDGGFSVSTTNRVHVFKPVSVQAMWSALQSLHKACEVARCHNYYPGSLFLTWVSYYQSRVSSNQFCINEWNAMQDVESHRANSPVLFTDLPTERERTERLIKMRLREIMMQKDLENVTCKEIRTELEMQMVCNLREFKEFIDNEMIVILGQMDSPTEIFEHVFLGSEWNASNLEELQNSGVRYILNVTREIDNFFPGMFEYHNIRVYDEEATNLLEYWNDTYKFITKAKKAGAKCLVHCKMGVSRSASTVIAYAMKEYGWDLDTAFDYVKERRTVTKPNPSFMKQLEEYQGILLASKQRHNKLWRSHSDSDLSDRPGSMCKSSSPTLGRANSHNNNTTSSPFIHHFLGVAVLQALGAEPEDSAKSNTHTSDSLTLSNGVCESPVQEEVRSDFEDPILLPLPRPRAATVIPEERLDNSASVAITVPVAVPHPPPSLHILPPTPELQRAHRGPPTHLSISVPRSKLELCLNLPERSGSEDVSPLTLGSSDSDLLNRSISDSASDSPATVTPQPLVPSLAPSDDNNNPNEPQTDSAFDSRGEADGSSNHSGDSIDFFTAREKFLGLAQDGRTQTLSEQSQQRTLQSAGGGADVEEEQENENEMSQSEDSFDKSSPDRAHPAHHDNGISVRHIVTEIEAISHSATSPTPSSSSSSSLPLSPHSPQLIQAEHQEEAESPEVPHGAVNPPSHPPSPSMLPCDWPAGSVRRVTQQLEERLKQELEMAASQRSPLHSPSTEHPPVRSPLHPAEQRITQGENLAVSAKTKDEEKHAGTEKELHRLDSSGTDNLLNPSCFPDSQTSQVSGAIPIIMHTSVDSHMVTSSLESDSLLVGSSLDTSAPSQRQGQLHSQSLDCQTHSQVASNQISLDGVTLQESDTDERLDSGPQGRRQGCGPSCEAQIRLARSSQELERIQQTLRELQAFLHEAVSLEATDGQAQELGQPQRPRDTMDTEPRLYIGPSSEQTPSGLAAGQQLTEKQERRSVMELTGWHRAMELEARIRQAGLTPPSLMKRSASLAKLDCLELSASDLSDLDLRPHTRTSSHSQESFSLSQCHPDDTWKKQKVLSRHTRSPRDDASSSHLSPSTHCYPKEDKGERDEPDGSSVVSTSRQQGRGHSSRRARKASAEKKQRTVALLYNTM from the exons ATGACCCTCGGTACGGTGTCCGGCTCCGACAGCTCGTCGGCGCTCAGCTTCTGCTCCTGCTGCGGGGCGAAAATGGTGCCTTACTTCAGCGACGACGCCGCGGTGTCCAGAAATCAGATCAACCAGCT CATCAGCGAGAGCTTCCTCACGGTAAAAGGTGCAGCCCTCTTCCTCCCGAGGGGTAGCAGTCCCACACCAAACTCTGCACCTCGTATCAGCCAGCGCAGGAACAAGCACACAG GTGACCTTCAGAAACACCTTCAGACCATGTTCACTGTGCTGCGGCCTGAGGATACCATCAGACTG GCTGTGTGTCTGGAGAGTGCCTACCCTCAGGTAACCCGCTACATGGTGGTGGTCTCCACCAATGGCAGACAGGACACGGAGGAGAGCATTGTGCTCGGCATGGACTTTGTCTCTTCTGATAG CTGCTGTACTGTGGGGCTGGTTCTACCTCTGTGGAGTGACACTCTGATCCACTTGGATGGAGATGG CGGGTTTAGTGTATCGACCACGAACAGAGTTCATGTCTTTAAGCCGGTTTCTGTCCAGGCCATGTG GTCAGCCTTACAGTCGCTCCACAAAGCCTGCGAGGTGGCTCGCTGCCATAACTACTACCCAGGCAGCCTGTTTCTGACCTGGGTCAGCTACTACCAGAGCAGGGTCTCCTCCAACCAGTTCTGCATTAATGAATGGAACGCCATGCAGGATGTGGAGTCGCACCGTGCCAACTCACCCGTCCTCTTCACAGACCT GCCCACAGAGCGGGAACGAACAGAGAGGCTGATCAAGATGCGTCTCAGAGAAATCATGATGCAGAAAGACTTGGAGAACGTCACCTGCAAGGAG ATCCGAACAGAGCTGGAGATGCAGATGGTGTGTAACCTGCGGGAGTTTAAAGAGTTCATAGACAACGAGATGATTGTCATCCTGGGACAGATGGACAGCCCCACGGAAATCTTTGAACACGTCTTCCTG GGTTCTGAATGGAACGCCTCCAACTTAGAGGAGCTGCAGAACAGCGG GGTGCGCTACATCCTGAATGTGACGAGGGAAATAGACAACTTTTTCCCTGGAATGTTCGAGTACCACAACATCAGAGTTTATGATGAGGAGGCCACCAACCTGCTGGAGTACTGGAATGACACTTACAAGTTCATCACCAAAGCCAA GAAAGCTGGCGCTAAGTGTCTGGTTCACTGTAAGATGGGCGTGAGCCGCTCCGCTTCCACTGTGATCGCCTATGCTATGAAGGAGTACGGCTGGGATCTGGATACGGCCTTTGACTACGTGAAAGAAAGACGTACCGTCACCAAGCCGAACCCGTCCTTcatgaagcagctggaggagtATCAGGGAATTCTGCTGGCAAG CAAACAAAGGCATAATAAGCTATGGCGCTCCCACTCTGACAGCGACCTGTCGGATCGCCCGGGCTCCATGTGCAAATCTTCATCTCCTACTTTGGGTCGAGCTAACTcccacaacaacaacaccaCCTCCTCCCCCTTTATACATCATTTCCTGGGCGTGGCTGTGCTGCAGGCGCTCGGTGCTGAACCCGAAGACTCTGccaaatcaaacacacacacctctgacTCACTCACACTCTCCAACGGTGTGTGTGAGTCACCAGTTCAGGAGGAGGTCAGATCAGACTTTGAAGACCCCATCCTGCTTCCTCTCCCCAGACCGCGAGCAGCTACCGTCATCCCAGAGGAAAGACTGGACAATTCAGCGAGCGTGGCCATCACCGTGCCCGTTGCCGTGCCACACCCTCCGCCCTCCCTCCACATTTTACCCCCCACACCTGAACTGCAGCGTGCACACCGGGGTCCTCCCACGCATCTGTCTATTTCAGTGCCCAGAAGCAAACTCGAGCTGTGCCTCAATCTGCCCGAGAGAAGCGGCTCCGAGGACGTCTCGCCTCTCACTCTGGGATCCAGTGACTCAGACTTACTGAATCGATCAATTTCAGATTCAGCGAGCGATAGCCCTGCGACAGTCACCCCCCAGCCTCTGGTTCCTTCCCTCGCTCCCAGCGATGACAACAACAACCCCAATGAGCCTCAGACGGACTCTGCCTTCGACAGCCGCGGCGAAGCCGACGGGTCGTCCAACCACAGCGGCGACAGCATCGACTTCTTCACCGCCAGGGAAAAGTTCCTGGGCCTGGCGCAAGATGGCCGAACACAGACACTTTCAGAGCAGTCGCAACAACGGACACTTCAGTCAGCCGGGGGAGGAGCAGacgtagaagaagaacaggAGAACGAGAATGAAATGAGTCAG TCTGAGGACAGCTTTGACAAATCCAGCCCCGACCGAGCCCATCCCGCTCACCATGACAACGGAATATCAGTCCGCCATATCGTCACAGAGATCGAAGCCATATCCCACTCTGCCACTTCTCCTactccctcctcatcctcctcttcatcacttcCTCTGTCCCCTCACAGTCCTCAGCTCATCCAAGCGGAGCATCAGGAGGAGGCGGAGTCTCCTGAAGTTCCACATGGCGCTGTAAATCCACCCTCACATCCGCCGTCTCCCTCCATGCTGCCGTGCGACTGGCCGGCGGGCTCGGTGCGGAGGGTCACCCAGCAGCTCGAGGAGAGGCTGAAGCAGGAGCTGGAGATGGCGGCGTCTCAGCGGTCCCCGTTGCACTCCCCCAGCACCGAACATCCTCCTGTCCGTTCGCCCCTGCACCCTGCAGAACAAAGGATCACTCAGGGAGAGAACCTGGCTGTTTCTGCTAAAACCAAAGACGAGGAAAAGCATGCAGGGACTGAGAAGGAGCTTCACAGACTCGATTCCTCAGGCACTGACAACCTCCTCAATCCCTCATGCTTCCCTGACTCGCAGACCAGCCAAGTCTCTGGTGCTATACCTATCATTATGCACACATCTGTTGATAGCCATATGGTGACATCATCACTGGAGTCAGATAGTCTCTTAGTAGGATCATCTCTAGATACCTCAGCCCCATCTCAAAGACAGGGCCAGCTACACAGCCAAAGCTTGGATTGTCAGACCCACTCCCAGGTTGCTTCAAATCAAATATCTCTGGACGGTGTGACATTGCAGGAGTCAGACACAGATGAAAGGCTGGACTCCGGTCCTCAGGGCAGGAGACAGGGCTGTGGCCCCAGCTGTGAAGCTCAGATCAGGCTGGCTCGCAGCAGCCAGGAGCTGGAGCGGATACAGCAAACGCTCCGAGAGCTGCAGGCTTTCCTTCACGAGGCTGTCAGCCTGGAGGCCACAGACGGTCAAGCACAAGAACTGGGGCAGCCTCAGAGGCCAAGAGACACTATGGATACAGAGCCACGACTTTATATAGGGCCGAGTTCTGAACAAACCCCTTCGGGCCTGGCAGCAGGACAGCAgctcacagaaaaacaagagagGAGGAGTGTCATGGAGCTAACAGGGTGGCACAGAGCCATGGAGCTGGAGGCTCGTATCCGCCAGGCAGGCCTCACGCCCCCTTCTCTCATGAAGAGATCAGCCTCATTAGCTAAACTGGACTGTCTGGAGCTGTCAGCCAGCGACCTCAGCGACTTGGACCTGAGGCCACACACCAGGACATCATCACACTCCCAGGAATCTTTCTCTTTGTCCCAGTGTCACCCAGATGACACCTGGAAGAAGCAGAAAGTGCTGTCTCGGCACACGAGGTCGCCCCGCGATGACGCATCCTCCTCTCACCTCTCCCCTTCCACCCACTGTTACCCAAAAGAAGACAAAGGTGAGAGGGATGAGCCAGATGGCAGCAGCGTGGTTTCCACATCACGTCAGCAGGGCAGGGGACACTCGTCAAGACGTGCCCGCAAAGCTTCCGCTGAGAAAAAACAACGAACTGTCGCTCTGCTATACAACACCATGTAA
- the ssh2a gene encoding protein phosphatase Slingshot homolog 2 isoform X2 has product MALVTVQRSPTPSTTSSPCVSESGSGEDDRRSQSRSISESFLTVKGAALFLPRGSSPTPNSAPRISQRRNKHTGDLQKHLQTMFTVLRPEDTIRLAVCLESAYPQVTRYMVVVSTNGRQDTEESIVLGMDFVSSDSCCTVGLVLPLWSDTLIHLDGDGGFSVSTTNRVHVFKPVSVQAMWSALQSLHKACEVARCHNYYPGSLFLTWVSYYQSRVSSNQFCINEWNAMQDVESHRANSPVLFTDLPTERERTERLIKMRLREIMMQKDLENVTCKEIRTELEMQMVCNLREFKEFIDNEMIVILGQMDSPTEIFEHVFLGSEWNASNLEELQNSGVRYILNVTREIDNFFPGMFEYHNIRVYDEEATNLLEYWNDTYKFITKAKKAGAKCLVHCKMGVSRSASTVIAYAMKEYGWDLDTAFDYVKERRTVTKPNPSFMKQLEEYQGILLASKQRHNKLWRSHSDSDLSDRPGSMCKSSSPTLGRANSHNNNTTSSPFIHHFLGVAVLQALGAEPEDSAKSNTHTSDSLTLSNGVCESPVQEEVRSDFEDPILLPLPRPRAATVIPEERLDNSASVAITVPVAVPHPPPSLHILPPTPELQRAHRGPPTHLSISVPRSKLELCLNLPERSGSEDVSPLTLGSSDSDLLNRSISDSASDSPATVTPQPLVPSLAPSDDNNNPNEPQTDSAFDSRGEADGSSNHSGDSIDFFTAREKFLGLAQDGRTQTLSEQSQQRTLQSAGGGADVEEEQENENEMSQSEDSFDKSSPDRAHPAHHDNGISVRHIVTEIEAISHSATSPTPSSSSSSSLPLSPHSPQLIQAEHQEEAESPEVPHGAVNPPSHPPSPSMLPCDWPAGSVRRVTQQLEERLKQELEMAASQRSPLHSPSTEHPPVRSPLHPAEQRITQGENLAVSAKTKDEEKHAGTEKELHRLDSSGTDNLLNPSCFPDSQTSQVSGAIPIIMHTSVDSHMVTSSLESDSLLVGSSLDTSAPSQRQGQLHSQSLDCQTHSQVASNQISLDGVTLQESDTDERLDSGPQGRRQGCGPSCEAQIRLARSSQELERIQQTLRELQAFLHEAVSLEATDGQAQELGQPQRPRDTMDTEPRLYIGPSSEQTPSGLAAGQQLTEKQERRSVMELTGWHRAMELEARIRQAGLTPPSLMKRSASLAKLDCLELSASDLSDLDLRPHTRTSSHSQESFSLSQCHPDDTWKKQKVLSRHTRSPRDDASSSHLSPSTHCYPKEDKGERDEPDGSSVVSTSRQQGRGHSSRRARKASAEKKQRTVALLYNTM; this is encoded by the exons CATCAGCGAGAGCTTCCTCACGGTAAAAGGTGCAGCCCTCTTCCTCCCGAGGGGTAGCAGTCCCACACCAAACTCTGCACCTCGTATCAGCCAGCGCAGGAACAAGCACACAG GTGACCTTCAGAAACACCTTCAGACCATGTTCACTGTGCTGCGGCCTGAGGATACCATCAGACTG GCTGTGTGTCTGGAGAGTGCCTACCCTCAGGTAACCCGCTACATGGTGGTGGTCTCCACCAATGGCAGACAGGACACGGAGGAGAGCATTGTGCTCGGCATGGACTTTGTCTCTTCTGATAG CTGCTGTACTGTGGGGCTGGTTCTACCTCTGTGGAGTGACACTCTGATCCACTTGGATGGAGATGG CGGGTTTAGTGTATCGACCACGAACAGAGTTCATGTCTTTAAGCCGGTTTCTGTCCAGGCCATGTG GTCAGCCTTACAGTCGCTCCACAAAGCCTGCGAGGTGGCTCGCTGCCATAACTACTACCCAGGCAGCCTGTTTCTGACCTGGGTCAGCTACTACCAGAGCAGGGTCTCCTCCAACCAGTTCTGCATTAATGAATGGAACGCCATGCAGGATGTGGAGTCGCACCGTGCCAACTCACCCGTCCTCTTCACAGACCT GCCCACAGAGCGGGAACGAACAGAGAGGCTGATCAAGATGCGTCTCAGAGAAATCATGATGCAGAAAGACTTGGAGAACGTCACCTGCAAGGAG ATCCGAACAGAGCTGGAGATGCAGATGGTGTGTAACCTGCGGGAGTTTAAAGAGTTCATAGACAACGAGATGATTGTCATCCTGGGACAGATGGACAGCCCCACGGAAATCTTTGAACACGTCTTCCTG GGTTCTGAATGGAACGCCTCCAACTTAGAGGAGCTGCAGAACAGCGG GGTGCGCTACATCCTGAATGTGACGAGGGAAATAGACAACTTTTTCCCTGGAATGTTCGAGTACCACAACATCAGAGTTTATGATGAGGAGGCCACCAACCTGCTGGAGTACTGGAATGACACTTACAAGTTCATCACCAAAGCCAA GAAAGCTGGCGCTAAGTGTCTGGTTCACTGTAAGATGGGCGTGAGCCGCTCCGCTTCCACTGTGATCGCCTATGCTATGAAGGAGTACGGCTGGGATCTGGATACGGCCTTTGACTACGTGAAAGAAAGACGTACCGTCACCAAGCCGAACCCGTCCTTcatgaagcagctggaggagtATCAGGGAATTCTGCTGGCAAG CAAACAAAGGCATAATAAGCTATGGCGCTCCCACTCTGACAGCGACCTGTCGGATCGCCCGGGCTCCATGTGCAAATCTTCATCTCCTACTTTGGGTCGAGCTAACTcccacaacaacaacaccaCCTCCTCCCCCTTTATACATCATTTCCTGGGCGTGGCTGTGCTGCAGGCGCTCGGTGCTGAACCCGAAGACTCTGccaaatcaaacacacacacctctgacTCACTCACACTCTCCAACGGTGTGTGTGAGTCACCAGTTCAGGAGGAGGTCAGATCAGACTTTGAAGACCCCATCCTGCTTCCTCTCCCCAGACCGCGAGCAGCTACCGTCATCCCAGAGGAAAGACTGGACAATTCAGCGAGCGTGGCCATCACCGTGCCCGTTGCCGTGCCACACCCTCCGCCCTCCCTCCACATTTTACCCCCCACACCTGAACTGCAGCGTGCACACCGGGGTCCTCCCACGCATCTGTCTATTTCAGTGCCCAGAAGCAAACTCGAGCTGTGCCTCAATCTGCCCGAGAGAAGCGGCTCCGAGGACGTCTCGCCTCTCACTCTGGGATCCAGTGACTCAGACTTACTGAATCGATCAATTTCAGATTCAGCGAGCGATAGCCCTGCGACAGTCACCCCCCAGCCTCTGGTTCCTTCCCTCGCTCCCAGCGATGACAACAACAACCCCAATGAGCCTCAGACGGACTCTGCCTTCGACAGCCGCGGCGAAGCCGACGGGTCGTCCAACCACAGCGGCGACAGCATCGACTTCTTCACCGCCAGGGAAAAGTTCCTGGGCCTGGCGCAAGATGGCCGAACACAGACACTTTCAGAGCAGTCGCAACAACGGACACTTCAGTCAGCCGGGGGAGGAGCAGacgtagaagaagaacaggAGAACGAGAATGAAATGAGTCAG TCTGAGGACAGCTTTGACAAATCCAGCCCCGACCGAGCCCATCCCGCTCACCATGACAACGGAATATCAGTCCGCCATATCGTCACAGAGATCGAAGCCATATCCCACTCTGCCACTTCTCCTactccctcctcatcctcctcttcatcacttcCTCTGTCCCCTCACAGTCCTCAGCTCATCCAAGCGGAGCATCAGGAGGAGGCGGAGTCTCCTGAAGTTCCACATGGCGCTGTAAATCCACCCTCACATCCGCCGTCTCCCTCCATGCTGCCGTGCGACTGGCCGGCGGGCTCGGTGCGGAGGGTCACCCAGCAGCTCGAGGAGAGGCTGAAGCAGGAGCTGGAGATGGCGGCGTCTCAGCGGTCCCCGTTGCACTCCCCCAGCACCGAACATCCTCCTGTCCGTTCGCCCCTGCACCCTGCAGAACAAAGGATCACTCAGGGAGAGAACCTGGCTGTTTCTGCTAAAACCAAAGACGAGGAAAAGCATGCAGGGACTGAGAAGGAGCTTCACAGACTCGATTCCTCAGGCACTGACAACCTCCTCAATCCCTCATGCTTCCCTGACTCGCAGACCAGCCAAGTCTCTGGTGCTATACCTATCATTATGCACACATCTGTTGATAGCCATATGGTGACATCATCACTGGAGTCAGATAGTCTCTTAGTAGGATCATCTCTAGATACCTCAGCCCCATCTCAAAGACAGGGCCAGCTACACAGCCAAAGCTTGGATTGTCAGACCCACTCCCAGGTTGCTTCAAATCAAATATCTCTGGACGGTGTGACATTGCAGGAGTCAGACACAGATGAAAGGCTGGACTCCGGTCCTCAGGGCAGGAGACAGGGCTGTGGCCCCAGCTGTGAAGCTCAGATCAGGCTGGCTCGCAGCAGCCAGGAGCTGGAGCGGATACAGCAAACGCTCCGAGAGCTGCAGGCTTTCCTTCACGAGGCTGTCAGCCTGGAGGCCACAGACGGTCAAGCACAAGAACTGGGGCAGCCTCAGAGGCCAAGAGACACTATGGATACAGAGCCACGACTTTATATAGGGCCGAGTTCTGAACAAACCCCTTCGGGCCTGGCAGCAGGACAGCAgctcacagaaaaacaagagagGAGGAGTGTCATGGAGCTAACAGGGTGGCACAGAGCCATGGAGCTGGAGGCTCGTATCCGCCAGGCAGGCCTCACGCCCCCTTCTCTCATGAAGAGATCAGCCTCATTAGCTAAACTGGACTGTCTGGAGCTGTCAGCCAGCGACCTCAGCGACTTGGACCTGAGGCCACACACCAGGACATCATCACACTCCCAGGAATCTTTCTCTTTGTCCCAGTGTCACCCAGATGACACCTGGAAGAAGCAGAAAGTGCTGTCTCGGCACACGAGGTCGCCCCGCGATGACGCATCCTCCTCTCACCTCTCCCCTTCCACCCACTGTTACCCAAAAGAAGACAAAGGTGAGAGGGATGAGCCAGATGGCAGCAGCGTGGTTTCCACATCACGTCAGCAGGGCAGGGGACACTCGTCAAGACGTGCCCGCAAAGCTTCCGCTGAGAAAAAACAACGAACTGTCGCTCTGCTATACAACACCATGTAA